In Melitaea cinxia chromosome 21, ilMelCinx1.1, whole genome shotgun sequence, the sequence AATGATAATCTCATGAATGATATCTATTAATTTTCGAAAATGGAATCGAAGTCCTAACTACCACCTTCCAAACTTTTCGTTGAGTCCAACGCGACGgatgtatcaaaataaattattatttaaatacttaattatttcaCAATTGATCAAacagatatataaataagttgCCACGCACGATTCGCAATGAATCGTAATATCGGACCCTTTCCAATACCAAAAATATCGATGCGtcgaaaatttcaaaatttcgtATGCGTAACGTATAGGTACaattgtttgctcacaaacgaaaaaataccgacttcaattacaagtAGTACGACGTAGGTAGTCGGTAAAACGGTCAattaaatgcgcattattagagttaactcaaaaagtaggtaCTCATCAAATCTCAATCACATATAAATGAGACGAGAGCGTATGACAAGCACTAGCtagcgatttaaaaaaagaattatcaaactcgatacacctagtaaaaagatatgagaatacagaataaataatatagttgaattgagaacttcctccttattttgaagtcggttaaaaattaaaattctcgTCAAAGCTTGAaagatttttgttaatatatcaCAATGGGTTGTATACAGAATACCTAACAAGTTTATTACCAATTTATgaagttaataaaaattcaacGTGTGTCAGTTTTAGCCCATTGTTggatttagatttaaaaatcaacgaacaaaatatcaaataaatttagcgTTTTGATAATATGATTTATCGCTTCCTCGCAAAAATTACTAATTCGTATTACTTCCTGCGTAGTATTTTCGattcttaaataatttacttgAAAGGTTATTGCGAttctattgttttttaaaacgttcattttgtttttgtagttCCTGTCgtcataaatatttgatataactttaaatgaattatgaatgtgaataaaaaaacatgaaattactttaattttgtcatatgatatatttcaaaaaaaaattgtctacgagacacaaaatatatatgtatttattacctaccaatcgataaatataaaaaaaaaattattataagcaAATTACGCTGGCCATACATGTTTTTGCTgtgtctgggtgtttatgcagtccttgtatctccccaccgtgcctcggagagcacgttaagccgtcgatcccggttgttaccatgtacacctgatagcgatcgttactaattgtagcgaatatatccgccaacccgcattggagcagcgtggtggattaagctctgatccttcccctacatggggaaagaggcccagtagtgagatattataggctgaagcgtaatattctaaatataatataacctgtaaaatacaTTATCATTTTGTAAGTACAAATTTGTTTTTCGTTGTCTCAATTTGTTTATTGACTTACCTAAAACAATGTCTCTGGCTGAAACGACGCATGCCAATGCCACGATTGCGAAAGTGACAGCGATTGGCATTTCGCGCCAAAACGCAATGGCGGCCCGCGTCATGTTTCAAAATGGACTTCAACTTGTCTTGTTGGGATCCATTAGCCGCTGGAACAATAGAATCGagtataaatttaatgtcttcttagcttattatttttacgaCTATGTTTAGAAAGGAATTTCTCCATTAAAACGTAATTTAACTCtgctaataataattacaaaagacagattaacaataatataatttgagaAGTACTTTCAATAATttgatttgttttgtaaaatcttattttatgctattcgaaaaataaatttaatattatttagaagtactacgacgccgcattggcgcaacggttacagccatggattgtacctgttgcgctggcggttgcgggttcgatccccgcacataacaaacatttgtattcgccatacaggtgtttgccgtggtctgggtgtttgtacagtccttgtgggtctccccaccgtgcctcggagaacacgttaagccgtcggtctcggttgttatcatgtacacctgatggcgatcgttactcatagtagggaatatatccgccaacccgcattggagcagcgtggtggattaagctctgatccttctcctatatggggaaagaggcctatgcccagtagtgggatattacaggctgaagcgttagaAGTACTGTAGATTAAAACTATTTctaaatataacttaataatttaattagagTATGATATCGCTCATTTGCGACAAGATAGACATTTCtcaaaatttatgattttttaaccgacttccaaaaaaggaggaggttctcaattcgactgttaaaaatgttacatcagaacttttgcccgtgtggaccgattttgacaaattttgttttaatcgaaaggtggtgtgtgccaattggtcccatttaaatttatttgagatctaacaactacttttcgagttatatctaataatgtgtttttacttgacgcttttttcgtcgacctacgttgtattataccgcataactttctactgggtgtaccgattttaataattctttttttgttggaaaggggatatccctagtatagtaccgtgataaggaaaccagtatctgatgatgggatcccagaggaatcgagggaaactcttgaaaatccgtaataactttttactgggtgtaccgattttgataatttttaatttaatcgaaagctgatgtttatcatgtggtcacatataaattttatcgagatctgataacttctttttcagtaatctttaataacgcgtagttgcttgactattttttcgtcgatctacgttgtattacttgtcgatgtaattgaagtcggttttttttttcgtttgcgagcaaacacaattattagttaaCAATACAGTTGTGTAGGAATAAATGCGCTCAATTTACTGTAAGAACGTCATTTCTCTAAGCTGTCCAGTAAGACAGAGAGCGCAGATATTCGCGTTTGTGCCGTTATAGTATTGTCCCTTTCGTTTCGGCGACTTGGGACAACATCGACATTATTTTAGTGGTGTTGTAACAGTGCGAGCGGCAGGTTGTACTTGTGCTCTTGAAGAAcgtcattttttacgtaataacGTTATTGCCGGTAAGTTaatgaaaatgattttaatacaatttacaaGAATAATGTGTTTAGTATAAATAAGTCGTTAGTGctgattatatttcaataattcagTATACGCATATTTCGTGTTATGACGATATCGCTGAGAAAATTAACAACCATTGGAGTATTATAACGAGTTATGACGTTTTtgttaacaaagaaaaaaattaattaatatttcaaaaaaatatatctacacttatgccattacaatttaaaataatttgcattatTTATGGTAAAACTTAGcaacattttgtaataaaacgttTTAGAAGATAATTCGAGACAcgttttcttatttatgtattaattttatagcacttttcttgcatattttttAGTCGACAATGGTGTTTCCACATACCTCAAGAGGCAAAAGAATTTTGGCATTGATTGACAAGCATAATAATTCACCCATTGAAGAGGTTACGCCTAATGATACCAGTATGTGCTTTTGgtttcttttgtaattatatttgttcTTCGCGtatctattataaaactaaCCTATTACTTTTCAGGCGATGAAAAAGCTAACCAAACATCATACGAGGTGAAAAGTTTACCTAATGAGAGTAGTTCTTCTTGCAGCTCGTCACCTAATTCAAATTCATCAGCTGATTCAGACTCATCAGATGAAACGTTTATTGAAGGTTAGTGTTTTGTTATGTTACTGTAGTGAATTGCATTTGCTTACGAAGatctaaaattaaatacttattatgtttacatttattttgcaGATAGTGATGATTCTGTCAAAGATCCGATGTATATTCCACCTGAGCAACTTTTTCAGCAGAAACGTGCTGAGTTCATAGAGACAATTGAGTGTTCAACTCCATTACCATCTACTTCAACGGCAGATAGACTCATAACTCTTTCTGAACCCCCTCCTCTCCCTTACCAGCGTAGTCCTGAGTCGCTAGTTGAACAGAGAAATAAGAATTACACTGCAACTAATTTCGATAGCGTAAACCCATTGTCATCAACTTCAATAGAAAATAGTATCAAAGCTTCATCTCCTGCAAGTCCGAAGgcaaaaaaaggaagaaaacGCAAAAGGAATGAAGAAAATTGGAAGAGAAATGTAAACAAAATGCTGCGAAATACTGGTAAAGCTTATAAAAGTgctagcaataaaataaaagaagaaagaaaaattaaagaacCGTGCGGAGATAAATGTCGTTTACAATGTAAATCTAAACTATCTGAAGATGAAAGGATGTTATTATTTAAGAACTACTGGGCGTTAGGTGATAACAAAAAACAATGGGAATACATTTCAAAGAGTATGTCAATCATTACACCAAAATATCGTTACATTCGTGAAGGAGGAATAAGAAAACCTCGTAATAAGAATCACGCATTTCATTTTAAGTTACCCGATAAATCAGTGAGAGtttgtaaaatattctttaagaaCACCTTAGGTATTAATGACCGGCCAATTCGCACCGTTTTAGAAAAAGAAGATCAAGTGGCAAATTGTCTATTGGCTGATGACAAGCGCGGTAAACACGACAAACATCCGCGGGTTGACGAAGCAATCAAAAATGGCATTCGTGAATACATAGATGCGATACCAAAAATCGAGTCTCACTATACAAGATCCAATACAAGCAGAGTTTTCATAGATGGAAGTAAAAATATAGCCGACATTCACAAAGACTATGTGgcaattcaacaaaaaaaaatttacctttCGGCAATTATGtccttttttacaaaatatttactcaagaatttaatatatctttttttagcCCAAAAAAGGATATGTGTGATGTGTGTGCTgcctttgaaaactctgataatAAAGAAAACCTAAAAGAtgaacatgataaacatctgaAGGAAAAAGAACTATGTCGCGCAGAGAAGGCAAAAgacaaattaaatgaaaatattgtaacaGCGGTCTATGATCTTCAGGCTGTATTTCAATGCCCCAAAGGTGATGTATCagtcttttattataaatgtaagttaaatgtatttaattttacaatttgcgatttaaaaacaaacaaagtagAATGTTTTGTTTGGGACAAGTCCAGTGCTAATAGAGGTGTGAATGACTTAGGAACTTGCGTATACAAGTATCTAGAACAGATTTCGTTACTCAATAGTGATAAGAGTCTTGACATTGTCTTTTACTCAGACAATTGCGCAGGCCAGCAAAAAAACAAGACAATTATTGCAATATATTTATTCGCATTACAAAAGTTCCCTAACCTCCAAACGATTAcacataaatatcttataaaaggGCATACCCAAAACGAGGGTGATGCAGCTCATTCACTAATAGAAAGACAAGTAAAAAAACTGCTAAAAGCTGGACCAATGTACACACCAGAAGCCTTTATCGGTGCTATAAAAATGGCTAGAAAAAACCCTGAACCATTTCATGTGAATGAGATGTGCACAGAAGATTTTGTTGATTGGAAAGATGCATGCACCCAAATGGGAGTCAATTTGACGAAGGACGAAGAAGGAAATTCAGTTAAGAttggaaatataaaaattttgaagatTGAAAAGGATAACCCACGcatattattttacaagaaCTCTTACggagaagaagaatttaaaaaagcaGAAATTATCAGAAAGAAGAAAAGGATTGACGTAAACGTCAAGAAAGCTTATGATTGTAAACCAGGCATATCGGACAGAAAAAAAGCAGATTTgttagatttattaaataaaaacttaattccACAGTTCTATGCCCGGTTTTACAATTCTTTGTAAAGTTTAGGGCAATATTATGATTCTAACAgtattttaatagttgttttgaattatttctaattataattgttaatacttattttatgataaccactgtttctttttataaagattttaatatgACTGTGTTGTAGTTCACTtttgattaatatattaataaagttttttcaatatcatattttgttaatattacttTAAGTTTACctcaaatttaaagttatttttgagtgTAATGTCATAAgtctaaatattacaaaaatatttatatatttatcagcaACAACGACATAAGTATTACCCTGCTGCGGAAAAAATAGCACAGTATATTTTGTGCGCTTTCTACgtaagattaaatattttaacaaaaaactatACTAACCACACTacatttttgtctaaataagtaacataaaaaatcaataattaaggtataattttaacttgaaaCTATAAAattgctctcctgtaaaatgatGTTTTTTAAGAAATGTCGTCCTTGTTGCAAATGAGCGATAtgacacacttatagtttatatagagaaggagtttaactgaggtagggcacagcaggaatttcctgctcaaaatatggagcagcccgactggggtagtacctcgaccttacagaagaccacagctaaataatactgttttcaagcagtattgtgttcctgttggtgagtaaggtgaccagagctcctggggggattggggattgggtcggcaacacgcttgcgatgcttctggtgttgcaggtgtctataagctacggtaatcgcttaccatcaggtgagccgtacgcttgtttgccgacctagtgtcataaaaaaaaGGAGTGCAgagtgctaatattttttaaaattatgcataaaaatacattaaatcattacacacactactataTATTTGACACACCCCCGCATAATTATATGCTatctgtttattattatatattaggtatagtttttgacaacagaaccttaataattttcaagttataatttaaattaattatggtcgaatttcgaccacagggcgaccactagttcagTCACCTTCCTAAATAGCATTTTGATTTAGTAAAGGTTGTCTCTCTTGTTTATGCAACATAATAATTCTGAGTCTTCCTTCCGCAAATCAAAAATGAAGACAAATTTATTTCAGTCGAATCGAATTGAGCGTTTCGTTTGATTAAcgactgtaattatttttaattaagaaacaaaataaaaaagtatgtgtatttatacttatgtatgtaatacttatgaattatttatatgtattttacgTTTGTACTTTATTAGTTAGTAGTGACGCGTTTCCCGCCACAAAAGTccacagataaaaaatagaaaatagtcCGGACCGACACCCTTGTATCAATTAATCCAACGTCATTTATTTATACCACAGATTATAAAAacacgtataaaaataaatcaagtaaAAGATTGTTGAAAGTTCTATTTCAGTATCGAGGGAACGTAACAATAAAAACGTAATCCAACCCTCAACTTGATGTatccacttttaaatatataccatTTTAACCCTTCAGCGCTATGATATATGAGACCGAAGCACGTGTTATACGGCCTAATgaaaagtaacattaaaaagAGCAATTCTGTACAAAAAAGGTACATTTCTTCCaaacttttttgtatatttatgatCATCTATTTACGTTGAAATCGTAAATGTTAGATTAAATGCGCTGGCAACACTAAATGCCAATGAAATTCTTTTATAGGATATTAATTTGCAATTAAAACGACCAATTAAAGAACAAGTCATCTTGCgcttaatttacaattaatgttattaattttaaaatcatatttaagcTAATGTCttataaaacgaataaaaatttaCCATCTTAATAAGTTTATTCGAAAAATATGGTTTTCATTCATgccacaaataattttataattaaaaaagttatctgTCATTCaagttttttaaaaagataataagtcacaaagaataataaagtttttataatcaACCCCTCTAATGGCGCGTAcgtcaaatataaaaatgtacacatttttatatggctgtttattttaatgtttaattttacacCGAGGCAACGAACCCGCGGTCAGACGAGCTGGTATAAAATTATATCCAGCGTGCCTCTGCAGAAAATGCATTAAAACTTTCAGTGTAATGTGAACCTTTCAATCAAATCGATTCTAATACAAATAGAGGTGCTCCTTGTTGAAAAGAGGTTTTTTCAGCAAATGAAGTAATTTCTGTCCCAAGATCTTTAGAGACTTTACATGAaggaaatgatttatttttttcttaatatttttttttttttgaaactatTGTGCACTCATTGTGACacattattaagttatttacttTGTTTACTGTTTTATTGCTGTTTCTTTAGGGTTTATCATTTATCTGTcactatacatacatacatagttaaTCTTGTTTACTATTTGTCACGATAGAATAAGATTCTTATAAGTAAGCGCTGTGTGTTTTTTTAAGTGACAAGTTCACCGTAAATTGTTCATTGAGTATTTATATCCTGTATGGTTTGTTAGTAGTGAATAAATCGTTGAAGtacctttataaaataaataaaataatgaaatatattttatcgaaCAAAATGAGTAACCTTTACTGTAAATAAAGGTATTTAtaagctatacaaataaattgacaaactgacaataactttttcgttaaattccgcGCGTACGAAGTCAAGGGCACAGCTAgcttatttacacaaaaaacaaTCGTTGaattaataaacttataaacatttattgcaccaaatcactacatagtataaaacaaagttgcttcccgctgtctgtatgcttagatctttaaaactaagcaacagattttgatgtgggtttctttaaaatatagttccgtgtagtaaatagagtgattccagagaaaggtaaTAAAACATGCACAATATAGTagagtactgtgtggctacggtactaaagaatatagccaccctctctcttcccgtgggtgtcgtaagaggcgactaagggataacacagttccgctaccaccggACAGGAAAAAGCCTACCGGTGGCgatataaccatccaactgctggctttgaaatacacaggccgaagacgggcagcagcgtcttcggtgcgacaaagctagccctgcggtcaccaacccgcctgcccagcgtggtgactatgggcaaaacacatgagttcacgttatttttggcgtaaacttgtggaggcctatgtccagcagtggactgtataggctgtaatgataatgatgaatatagtagaggaacactgatagttttagaggtttctaatgtgatgtcgtaaataaacacattttttgcgcatatattacaatacatagtatcagcattgcacccgtgcgaagccggggcgtgtcgctaatataaaagatatataaaagatattgcctattatagtaaatattatcttgaaagtaataaattaaacatgttTTCACTTGAAGTGTGAAGTCgagataaaagaaataaaaaatatatatagtatgcaCAAGTCGGTATATTGACGcagataaaataaacaattacataGTCACCGACACCAGATGGCGCGTGCGGCgatttctatactaatattagtaaacaaattttttttattcgaatacAGAGTGCTTTAGAGttttttctttctaaatatatatataattatgtataaaatggtTCTCATAAAGTAGAAACATTTTGGTAGGTATCTAAATGTctgtaataatttcattaaataataaaaaaactgtgttgCTTCAAAATTTACTGTAAATATTTACGagtaaattgatatttttgaaaataagttacataatgctttttttatatgaaactttTTTGGCAAAACTACTAAAGTTTACATTAACACATTACACTTGCTAAAAAATTCGTAGATTCTAGAAACCATCTTTAAAATTATACgagtatctatttttttacataaatattaaatcgcTTTAATactaatttgtataaaaatcacGTTTTAATAAAACCGCAATAGTTTTACAATTACCGCCACCGAGTTACGCCTGCCAATAACATCGACCGCAAACGTAGCAAAGGACAGACAGACGTgactgtatatttatatataatttaatattattttcttataatgacatattttagttttaaataacttaCCTGGCGAACTTTTTCGTgagtaagtatataattttttttttatttgatagagTCGATGGATGTTATGGGCGTGCATAAATTTCGgcgattgtttattttttaacattgatATACAAAATAGTATTTGTATTCAATTGTAAAAAGCATCATCAAGcaaattcaaaaacataagcacatttacaaaattataaaaaaaaaatgataattattatttaacaaaaagatATAACTGCTAAAACGATAAAACCGTCATTGTCCAAACAGATCACATTCGCCATTTCGTAACTGCGTTGTAGCGAATTCGTTTCAAATTCTACAACATCCTGTGCAAGGAAACGCACGTGTTCACAAACTTCCTGTGTCCCTAACTCCCTACCGAGGAAGGTATCGACACCTGTAGCCCTAATTGTTGAGGAGATAGAGACTACATTGTTTTGTCAAACTTGACATAGAATTTAAGTCTACTAAGAAACTCGTCGCTTTTATTGTCATACAAATAGTGACTATTATTGTAATCaatcttaatataatttacacGAAAAACATTCTTACAGCACTGTAATAAAGGTGAAATTAGTGTAATGAAATAGTGATGGAAAGTGTGAATCttgaaaaaactaaaactttaagaAAAGTTACTTACTATCTACATACTTTTATTACTCCTATGAAGAGACTGGTATATAGATTTAATAAGTTATTTCAGGTAGGTAATaagacttttttcttatttacatgatgatatttacaattactagaacaaaaaaaaaatcaccaaaataacatattattttaactgttttaaCATGTGAAGTTATATTGCGGTcgatatcaaaaataaatatttccatttcataattattttaaacacaaaaacgTACAAACATTATACgcacaatacaatacaataaccCAAAAATAACAaccaaaaataacaatacaaaaacaTCGAACGAAAAATATCTCAATTCTAAATCGACATTTTAATCTACATTCCTGTAATTTATCGTTCATTGTTTATCTGAACAGATAAACAACAAATAAAGCATGTGCATGTATTATCACAACACGTAGCTTTAAGCCCACGCGGACAATAAAGCATACAGACATCGAGAcagattgatttattttattgtacttgACTTTTTAAAGGGTTACTTGTTACTGTACCAGATATCTTGAGTAGGTACGTACTACGAGTACTAGTATGTAATGTTTTAAGTGGTTTTTGAAACACATTGCTACTTAAGACAGTTGAGATATGTCCCGCCCTGCTTTACTTACATTTAGATACTTGTCaggattttttgtttgtttcttatAGTCTTAACTAACCGTTGTTTAGTAGATACACCTATAGTCTTTTTCAATTCCTACCAATAGTGTGTGTAAaacaaaaagattattttaaaatgaacgtTTTCTgtgttatttaacaaattttcaaatttattagcgtaaaatatttttagacaatATAATCTTat encodes:
- the LOC123663862 gene encoding uncharacterized protein LOC123663862 encodes the protein MVFPHTSRGKRILALIDKHNNSPIEEVTPNDTSDEKANQTSYEVKSLPNESSSSCSSSPNSNSSADSDSSDETFIEDSDDSVKDPMYIPPEQLFQQKRAEFIETIECSTPLPSTSTADRLITLSEPPPLPYQRSPESLVEQRNKNYTATNFDSVNPLSSTSIENSIKASSPASPKAKKGRKRKRNEENWKRNVNKMLRNTGKAYKSASNKIKEERKIKEPCGDKCRLQCKSKLSEDERMLLFKNYWALGDNKKQWEYISKSMSIITPKYRYIREGGIRKPRNKNHAFHFKLPDKSVRVCKIFFKNTLGINDRPIRTVLEKEDQVANCLLADDKRGKHDKHPRVDEAIKNGIREYIDAIPKIESHYTRSNTSRVFIDGSKNIADIHKDYVAIQQKKIYLSAIMSFFTKYLLKNLIYLFLAQKRICVMCVLPLKTLIIKKT